One region of Culex pipiens pallens isolate TS chromosome 2, TS_CPP_V2, whole genome shotgun sequence genomic DNA includes:
- the LOC120423701 gene encoding putative polypeptide N-acetylgalactosaminyltransferase 9 has protein sequence MRAVPRSVFSAKIFFFGVIVLLLITILYAHLYSKTDPLELVHHSAKWHHYVGMNSEPGLIEGNRTPPGDMGAPVVLATDIDKAIRRQINDGWALQGLNQYASDLVSVFRRLPDIRDEWCKQPGRFRPELPPASIVVVFFDEAWSVLVRTVHSVLARSPPELVKEIILVDDFSSLAHLKTQLDDYFRPFEKVRILRASERLGLIRARILGAKSATAEIVTFLDAHCEVIVGWLEAQLDVVAADPQTIAIPSIDWIHEETMELNAQNSQLYFGSFDWTVNFQWKSRAEKKVKPENPVAPFDTPVMAGGLFTINRTFFEHLGWYDEGFQTYGAENMELSFKTWMCGGSMKIVPCSRVAHIQKRGHPYLASSPGGFNAVKRNTVRLAEVWLDEYAEYYYDSFGGRKNRGDFGDVSSRKKLRARLNCRPFRWYMETVFPEQFDPSKAIGRGQFRIGGGCLDWPTKLSVIGCHGLGGHQLWFFTADGEITREDHCMDFDSKKLEMIRCHKQKGNQMWVFEEKAGHFKHVYYERCLEWDGNELRMSECIDGDMRQKWILEHYEAKNLKLA, from the exons ATGCGG GCGGTGCCACGATCCGTATTTTCCGCTAAAATATTCTTCTTTGGCGTTATAGTTTTGCTGCTCATAACAATTTTATACGCTCATTTGTACAGCAAAACTGATCCACTGGAATTGGTTCATCACAGTGCGAAATGGCACCATTATGTGGGAATGAACTCGGAACCAGGATTAATAGAAGGAAATCGGACTCCCCCCGGGGATATGGGCGCCCCAGTCGTGCTTGCCACTGACATCGATAAGGCTATTCGACGCCAAATCAACGACGGCTGGGCTCTGCAAGGGCTGAATCAGTACGCGTCCGACCTGGTGTCCGTGTTTCGCCGACTGCCGGACATCCGCGACGAGTGGTGCAAGCAACCGGGCCGTTTCCGGCCGGAATTACCACCGGCCTCGATTGTGGTCGTATTCTTCGACGAGGCGTGGTCGGTTCTGGTCCGGACGGTGCACTCGGTCCTGGCTCGTTCCCCACCGGAGCTTGTTAAGGAGATTATCCTGGTGGATGACTTCTCCTCGTTGGCACACCTCAAAACGCAACTCGATGACTACTTCCGGCCGTTCGAGAAGGTTCGGATTCTTCGCGCCAGTGAACGTCTGGGACTGATCCGGGCCAGGATCTTGGGCGCAAAAAGTGCCACCGCGGAAATAGTGACCTTCCTCGATGCCCATTGCGAGGTTATTGTTGGATGGCTTGAGGCCCAGCTGGATGTGGTGGCCGCTGATCCTCAGACGATCGCAATCCCGTCGATTGACTGGATCCACGAAGAAACGATGGAACTGAACGCGCAAAACTCGCAACTCTACTTTGGCTCGTTCGACTGGACCGTCAACTTCCAGTGGAAATCGCGAGCGGAGAAGAAGGTCAAGCCGGAAAATCCGGTCGCCCCGTTTGATACTCCGGTGATGGCCGGTGGTCTGTTCACAATTAACCGGACGTTCTTTGAACACTTGGGGTGGTATGACGAGGGGTTCCAGACGTACGGAGCTGAAAATATGGAGCTGTCCTTCAAGACGTGGATGTGCGGCGGTTCCATGAAGATCGTCCCATGTTCTCGCGTCGCTCACATCCAGAAGCGAGGTCATCCCTACCTAGCG TCCTCCCCGGGTGGCTTCAACGCCGTCAAACGGAACACGGTCCGGCTGGCCGAGGTGTGGCTGGACGAGTACGCTGAGTACTACTACGATTCGTTCGGAGGGCGCAagaaccggggtgactttggggACGTGTCCTCGAGGAAGAAGCTCCGAGCACGGCTGAACTGCCGACCATTCCGGTGGTACATGGAGACGGTCTTCCCGGAGCAGTTCGACCCGAGCAAAGCGATAGGTCGCGGGCAGTTTCGCATCGGAGGGGGCTGTCTGGATTGGCCAACGAAGCTTTCGGTCATCGGGTGTCACGGGCTCGGAGGGCATCAGTTGTGGTTCTTTACGGCCGATGGAGAGATTACCCGGGAGGATCACTGTATGGACTTTGATTCAAAGAAGTTAGAGATGATTCGGTGTCATAAGCAGAAAGGAAATCAGATGTGGGTTTTTGAGGAAAAAGCTGGACATTTTAAGCACGTGTATTATGAGCGTTGTTTGGAGTGGGATGGAAATGAGCTTAGAATGAGTGAATGTATTGACGGAGATATGAGGCAGAAATGGATTTTGGAACATTACGAAGCAAAGAACTTAAAACTCGCGTGA
- the LOC120423704 gene encoding serine-enriched protein isoform X1 — MPEVLPLSGMADAEPDLSTFENKSGLAEDMKFLASMPELCDVTFLVGETREPVCAVKAVLAARSRVFQKMLYQAPSPQRKKEPPPRENKLRLFLKRSSEPLLNLQNAAQQRSGFNQQLAPIAEPAGQQHQTLIIEEFEPDVFRQLIEYIHTGCVTLQPRTLLGVMNAADYYGLEELRRACGGFVQCCINVDTVCALLASAERYIQYKCTKSLVQKVLEFVDEHGNEVLNLGSFTLLPQHVVRLILAREDLRADEFTKFQAALMWSKKYCDSNSDPLKEVIGNFLEFIQFHKIPANVLMREVHPLGIVPYSIIMNALAFQADPTSVDPGKLSPNSSRVRRARQSHGRSMSVQSSLDPYGSNTTLSSSGSSDPASGPPHSN, encoded by the exons ATGCCTGAAGTGTTGCCACTTTCTGGCATGGCTGACGCCGAGCCGGACCTGTCGACGTTCGAGAACAAGTCCGGCCTGGCGGAGGACATGAAGTTTCTGGCGTCGATGCCGGAACTGTGCGACGTGACCTTCCTGGTGGGGGAAACGCGCGAGCCGGTGTGCGCCGTGAAGGCCGTCCTGGCCGCCAGATCACGCGTTTTCCAGAAAATGCTCTACCAGGCTCCGTCACCGCAGCGCAAGAAAGAACCTCCGCCCAGGGAGAACAAACTGCGGCTGTTTCTGAAACGCTCGTCGGAACCACTGCTGAACCTGCAGAACGCAGCCCAACAG CGCAGCGGCTTCAATCAACAGTTGGCGCCTATTGCCGAG CCGGCCGGCCAGCAGCACCAGACGCTGATCATCGAAGAGTTCGAGCCGGACGTGTTCCGCCAGCTCATCGAGTACATCCACACGGGCTGTGTCACGCTGCAGCCGCGGACGCTGCTGGGCGTCATGAACGCGGCCGATTACTACGGGCTGGAGGAGTTGCGCCGTGCCTGCGGTGGCTTTGTCCAGTGCTGCATCAACGTGGACACCGTGTGCGCCCTGTTGGCGTCGGCCGAGCGGTACATCCAGTACAAGTGCACAAAGAGTCTGGTGCAGAAGGTGCTGGAGTTTGTCGACGAGCACGGCAATGAGGTGCTGAACTTGGGCAGTTTCACGCTGCTGCCGCAGCACGTGGTAAGGTTGATCTTGGCCCGTGAGGATCTGCGCGCGGATGAGTTCACCAAGTTCCAGGCGGCACTCATGTGGAGCAAGAAGTACTGTGACTCCAACTCGGATCCGCTCAAGGAGGTGATTGGGAACTTTCTGGAGTTTATACAGTTCCACAAGATTCCCGCCAATGTGCTGATGCGGGAGGTTCATCCGCTGGGGATCGTTCCGTACTCAATCATTATGAATGCGTTGGCCTTTCAG GCAGACCCAACAAGTGTGGACCCCGGAAAGCTCTCCCCCAACTCCAGTCGAGTAAGGAGGGCACGTCAGTCGCATGGTCGTTCAATGTCCGTACAAAGTTCGTTGGATCCGTACGGTTCCAATACTACGCTTAGTTCTAGCGGCAGCAGTGATCCAGCTAGTGGACCACCTCATAGCAACTAA
- the LOC120423704 gene encoding serine-enriched protein isoform X2, with product MPEVLPLSGMADAEPDLSTFENKSGLAEDMKFLASMPELCDVTFLVGETREPVCAVKAVLAARSRVFQKMLYQAPSPQRKKEPPPRENKLRLFLKRSSEPLLNLQNAAQQPAGQQHQTLIIEEFEPDVFRQLIEYIHTGCVTLQPRTLLGVMNAADYYGLEELRRACGGFVQCCINVDTVCALLASAERYIQYKCTKSLVQKVLEFVDEHGNEVLNLGSFTLLPQHVVRLILAREDLRADEFTKFQAALMWSKKYCDSNSDPLKEVIGNFLEFIQFHKIPANVLMREVHPLGIVPYSIIMNALAFQADPTSVDPGKLSPNSSRSSKSHHHHHHSKSLPKIRKAKSQSFRTRRSPSERKSHGSSTPWNFNADQRKSPVTTLQQQIQQHIPKSPGSTSAHLEHRSSISSQKSPALSRQGTLRSSHRRKSSLGASLNLNQGRRSPIGMLNDRSPQGRKSPNLLITDQMYTQSFQVHLDRRSPTAMSLSGRRSPSGLRSPSGLRSPSGLRSPSGFRSPSGLASPSDRRSPLGFNLQTEYSNMLQSQNDRFSPNSLSSHSAQDRRSPTTHLPPERSRSPIGFQSRYGSSFYGDRSTRTSPTTHTSIPPITISNPSETYDIVQKSMESQHKASERSPLKPEVPLVPMSTSSHGATTPGSAGSGSATGTQEKKEKTSVMREILAFVRKPSKKVTTRTSKFAAAFSRAESATGAPLLRQSTFSSIQASSSCAGRNAITKQMSEIGFEPIMSSLKLKSVGSKMSLKSLRKFSTEKRDKKSSGDEISDIESSDGGKLESSGSQQQDERFELENVHFEKVGDSYIKHDQIKEEESPRSSQDSGDADDGRLKITPVSEIKKSLEALFTRQEPIDEAAEDARKDSETIQCPTFEIEPPSRRASFDPPRSPYLENLRSLSDTDHEGTHHSRLDSGGDSFELVDTTDRRGESSVSDRHSSMDTSFDISRYHSTSYEDQNSSFELVELDNSQRTSAKDDKISPYDIRKSSIELVDADTFQRSYPEGRKSSLETHFDLAEGYQPTSPRSAFTVIPKARKQISEPGRNRDHHTPTGKAGMKTHYSAPHRAKSPLSTQTSSNFSSRDSYDSIFESMPHCEVRSPYSEREGKHHFPLPPRKFSNESSSRFLCTDKRCASIFEPRPARLSSTHLDTSSGSEFEPPSPRRAASASPKHTFTFRIVLKKVDSSPDAICPSAERRNREKIDKHKRRDSRRKKLLEIGKSF from the exons ATGCCTGAAGTGTTGCCACTTTCTGGCATGGCTGACGCCGAGCCGGACCTGTCGACGTTCGAGAACAAGTCCGGCCTGGCGGAGGACATGAAGTTTCTGGCGTCGATGCCGGAACTGTGCGACGTGACCTTCCTGGTGGGGGAAACGCGCGAGCCGGTGTGCGCCGTGAAGGCCGTCCTGGCCGCCAGATCACGCGTTTTCCAGAAAATGCTCTACCAGGCTCCGTCACCGCAGCGCAAGAAAGAACCTCCGCCCAGGGAGAACAAACTGCGGCTGTTTCTGAAACGCTCGTCGGAACCACTGCTGAACCTGCAGAACGCAGCCCAACAG CCGGCCGGCCAGCAGCACCAGACGCTGATCATCGAAGAGTTCGAGCCGGACGTGTTCCGCCAGCTCATCGAGTACATCCACACGGGCTGTGTCACGCTGCAGCCGCGGACGCTGCTGGGCGTCATGAACGCGGCCGATTACTACGGGCTGGAGGAGTTGCGCCGTGCCTGCGGTGGCTTTGTCCAGTGCTGCATCAACGTGGACACCGTGTGCGCCCTGTTGGCGTCGGCCGAGCGGTACATCCAGTACAAGTGCACAAAGAGTCTGGTGCAGAAGGTGCTGGAGTTTGTCGACGAGCACGGCAATGAGGTGCTGAACTTGGGCAGTTTCACGCTGCTGCCGCAGCACGTGGTAAGGTTGATCTTGGCCCGTGAGGATCTGCGCGCGGATGAGTTCACCAAGTTCCAGGCGGCACTCATGTGGAGCAAGAAGTACTGTGACTCCAACTCGGATCCGCTCAAGGAGGTGATTGGGAACTTTCTGGAGTTTATACAGTTCCACAAGATTCCCGCCAATGTGCTGATGCGGGAGGTTCATCCGCTGGGGATCGTTCCGTACTCAATCATTATGAATGCGTTGGCCTTTCAG GCAGACCCAACAAGTGTGGACCCCGGAAAGCTCTCCCCCAACTCCAGTCGA TCATCCAAATCccaccaccatcaccatcaCTCGAAATCACTCCCAAAGATCCGCAAGGCCAAATCCCAGAGTTTCCGAACCCGACGTAGTCCATCGGAACGCAAGAGCCACGGTTCATCCACACCGTGGAACTTTAATGCCGATCAACGCAAGAGTCCCGTAACAACGCTTCAGCAGCAGATTCAACAACACATCCCAAAATCACCGGGAAGTACCTCGGCTCATCTCGAGCACCGTAGTTCGATCAGTTCTCAGAAAAGTCCAGCCCTGTCACGGCAGGGAACGCTCAGATCGTCACATCGGCGCAAGAGCAGTCTTGGTGCGTCGTTGAATCTCAACCAGGGCCGACGCAGCCCAATTGGTATGCTGAATGACCGAAGTCCCCAGGGACGGAAAAGCCCAAACCTTCTCATCACCGACCAAATGTACACTCAAAGTTTCCAGGTTCACCTGGACCGTCGATCACCGACGGCAATGTCCCTGTCCGGTAGACGGAGTCCGTCGGGGCTGCGATCACCCTCGGGATTGCGGTCACCCTCGGGATTACGGTCCCCGTCCGGATTCCGATCCCCGTCAGGTTTGGCCAGTCCATCCGATCGACGCAGTCCGCTCGGATTCAACCTCCAGACCGAGTATTCCAACATGCTGCAGAGTCAGAATGATCGTTTCAGTCCCAACTCCCTCAGCAGTCACTCAGCTCAGGATCGTCGTAGTCCTACGACCCACTTGCCACCGGAACGCAGCAGAAGCCCAATTGGGTTCCAGTCGCGGTACGGCAGCAGTTTCTACGGCGATCGTTCGACTCGCACTAGTCCGACAACTCACACCAGCATTCCACCGATTACCATCTCGAACCCATCGGAGACGTACGACATCGTACAGAAATCGATGGAATCCCAGCACAAAGCCTCGGAACGTTCTCCGCTGAAACCGGAGGTACCGCTCGTACCGATGTCTACCTCCTCCCACGGGGCCACAACGCCTGGTTCTGCTGGCTCAGGCTCGGCCACAGGGACACAAGAGAAGAAGGAAAAAACTAGTGTGATGCGAGAAATTCTAGCATTCGTACGGAAGCCCTCGAAGAAGGTCACCACGAGGACGAGCAAGTTTGCGGCCGCCTTCTCGAGGGCCGAGTCCGCCACGGGAGCTCCTTTGCTACGGCAGAGCACCTTCTCCAGCATTCAAGCTTCATCAAGTTGCGCCGGTCGCAACGCCATCACGAAGCAAATGTCGGAAATTGGCTTTGAGCCGATCATGTCCTCGTTGAAGCTGAAGAGCGTCGGATCCAAGATGTCGCTTAAATCGTTGCGGAAGTTTAGCACCGAAAAGCGGGACAAAAAGTCAAGCGGAGATGAAATAAGCGACATTGAGAGCAGCGATGGCGGGAAGTTGGAATCGTCAGGAAGTCAACAGCAGGACGAAAGATTCGAACTGGAGAACGTGCACTTTGAAAAGGTAGGTGATTCGTACATAAAACACGATCAAATCAAAGAAGAAGAGAGTCCTCGAAGTTCGCAAGATAGTGGAGATGCCGACGATGGCAGACTGAAGATCACACCCGTCAGCGAGATCAAGAAATCGTTGGAGGCACTGTTTACGCGGCAGGAACCGATCGACGAAGCCGCTGAAGATGCACGCAAGGACTCGGAGACGATTCAGTGTCCAACGTTCGAGATTGAGCCACCTTCGCGTAGGGCATCGTTTGATCCTCCACGCTCGCCGTACCTGGAAAACCTCCGAAGTTTGAGCGATACCGATCACGAAGGAACTCACCACAGCCGGCTGGATTCCGGTGGGGACAGTTTCGAGCTGGTCGATACGACGGATCGTCGCGGTGAGAGTAGCGTCAGTGATCGTCACTCGTCGATGGACACCAGCTTCGACATCAGCCGGTACCATTCGACAAGCTACGAGGATCAAAACTCTAGCTTCGAGCTGGTAGAGCTGGACAACTCTCAACGAACTTCAGCAAAAGATGATAAAATCTCACCGTACGACATACGGAAATCCTCGATCGAACTCGTTGACGCGGACACCTTTCAACGGTCGTACCCGGAAGGTCGCAAGTCTTCGCTGGAGACGCACTTTGATCTCGCGGAAGGCTATCAACCGACCAGCCCGCGCAGTGCGTTCACCGTAATTCCAAAGGCTCGCAAGCAGATCTCGGAACCGGGTAGAAACCGCGATCATCACACTCCCACCGGCAAGGCCGGTATGAAGACTCACTACTCAGCGCCACACCGTGCCAAATCTCCACTCTCGACTCAGACCTCATCGAACTTCAGTTCACGGGACAGCTACGACTCGATTTTCGAATCGATGCCCCACTGTGAAGTACGCAGCCCGTACTCGGAACGAGAGGGCAAACATCACTTTCCACTGCCTCCACGCAAGTTCTCCAACGAATCTTCCTCGCGCTTCCTCTGTACCGACAAACGCTGTGCCTCAATCTTCGAACCTCGCCCAGCTCGTCTTTCGTCGACCCACCTGGACACGTCCAGCGGGAGTGAGTTCGAGCCACCGTCGCCACGGCGGGCGGCCAGCGCCTCACCCAAGCATACCTTCACCTTCCGGATCGTGCTGAAGAAGGTGGACAGCTCGCCGGATGCCATCTGCCCGTCGGCGGAACGACGCAACCGGGAGAAGATCGACAAGCACAAAAGGCGCGACAGCCGGCGCAAAAAGCTGCTCGAAATCGGCAAAAGCTTCTAA